A genome region from Dickeya dadantii NCPPB 898 includes the following:
- the fliJ gene encoding flagellar export protein FliJ has translation MRTQSTFVMLRDLAQKEVDAATTHLGQIQKAYLQAEQQLNALLGYHDDYRQRLNDSMTEGMANTSWQNYQQFILTLEKAIEQHQHQLLNWSSRLNQAMKAWQEKQQRLNAFSTLQQREQTKMLAHENRLEQKRMDEFAQRASMRKT, from the coding sequence ATGAGGACTCAGTCTACTTTCGTCATGCTGCGTGATTTGGCCCAAAAAGAGGTTGATGCCGCGACAACGCATCTGGGTCAGATACAAAAAGCCTATTTGCAGGCTGAACAGCAACTTAATGCGTTGTTAGGTTACCATGATGATTATCGCCAGCGGCTCAATGACTCAATGACCGAAGGCATGGCCAATACCTCCTGGCAAAATTATCAGCAATTTATTTTGACTCTGGAAAAAGCGATTGAGCAGCACCAGCATCAGTTATTAAATTGGTCTTCTCGTTTGAATCAGGCGATGAAAGCCTGGCAGGAAAAGCAACAGCGACTGAATGCATTTAGTACCTTACAACAGCGCGAACAGACTAAAATGCTGGCGCATGAAAATCGCCTGGAACAAAAGCGGATGGATGAATTCGCCCAACGCGCATCAATGAGGAAAACATAA
- the fliI gene encoding flagellar protein export ATPase FliI: MTVRLSRWLSSIDAFEKRIANTPAIRRYGRLTRATGLVLEATGLHMPLGSTCLIERQTGNQVDEVESEVVGFNGQKLFLMPLEEVEGIIPGARVYERVGLSGSSQGKQLPLGPALLGRVLDGSAKPLDGFPAPDTGYTAPLVTAPFNPLQRTPIEHVLDVGVRAINALLTVGRGQRMGLFAGSGVGKSVLLGMMARYTQADVIVVGLIGERGREVKDFIENILGTEGLARSVVIAAPADVSPLLRMQGAAYATRIAEDFRDRGHHVLLIMDSLTRYAMAQREIALAIGEPPATKGYPPSVFAKLPALVERAGNGISGGGSITAFYTVLTEGDDQQDPIADSARAILDGHIVLSRQLAESGHYPAIDIEASISRAMTALIDENHYSAVRQFKQSLSSYQRNRDLINVGAYAAGSDPLLDRAIQLYPQMQHFLQQGMFERSSFEEACQALDNIFPYNR, encoded by the coding sequence ATGACTGTGCGTCTTTCCCGTTGGCTCTCTTCTATCGATGCGTTTGAAAAGCGTATCGCCAATACGCCTGCGATACGCCGTTACGGACGGCTGACGCGTGCGACGGGATTGGTGCTTGAAGCGACCGGCCTGCACATGCCGCTGGGTTCAACCTGCCTGATTGAACGCCAGACCGGCAATCAGGTCGACGAAGTAGAAAGCGAAGTCGTCGGTTTTAACGGCCAGAAACTGTTCCTGATGCCGCTCGAAGAAGTCGAGGGGATCATCCCGGGAGCGAGAGTCTATGAACGCGTCGGCCTTTCCGGCAGCAGCCAGGGCAAGCAACTACCGCTAGGTCCGGCATTGCTGGGCCGCGTGCTGGATGGCAGCGCCAAGCCGCTGGACGGCTTTCCGGCGCCTGATACCGGCTACACCGCGCCACTGGTGACCGCGCCGTTCAACCCGCTTCAGCGTACGCCGATTGAACACGTTCTGGATGTCGGCGTGCGTGCCATTAACGCATTGCTGACGGTGGGCCGCGGTCAACGTATGGGGCTGTTCGCCGGTTCCGGCGTTGGTAAAAGTGTGCTGCTCGGAATGATGGCGCGCTATACTCAAGCCGATGTGATCGTAGTCGGCCTGATCGGCGAGCGTGGGCGAGAAGTCAAAGACTTCATCGAAAATATTCTCGGCACAGAGGGGCTTGCCCGCTCTGTGGTGATCGCCGCTCCGGCGGATGTCTCTCCCCTGCTGCGTATGCAGGGCGCGGCTTATGCTACGCGCATCGCAGAAGATTTCCGCGACCGTGGTCATCATGTATTGCTGATTATGGATTCGCTGACGCGTTATGCGATGGCTCAACGTGAAATCGCACTGGCGATTGGCGAACCGCCCGCAACCAAAGGTTATCCGCCTTCGGTTTTTGCTAAATTACCCGCTCTGGTAGAGCGTGCAGGCAACGGTATTTCCGGTGGCGGTTCTATCACGGCGTTTTATACGGTGTTGACCGAAGGCGACGACCAGCAGGACCCAATTGCCGATTCGGCTCGCGCCATTCTGGACGGTCATATTGTGCTGTCCCGCCAGTTGGCGGAGTCCGGGCACTATCCGGCCATTGATATCGAAGCGTCTATTAGCCGTGCGATGACGGCGTTAATAGATGAAAACCATTATTCTGCGGTAAGGCAATTCAAGCAGTCGCTATCCAGCTATCAGCGCAACCGCGATCTGATTAATGTCGGCGCTTATGCCGCCGGTAGCGATCCGCTGCTGGATCGGGCAATACAACTTTATCCGCAGATGCAACACTTTTTGCAGCAGGGAATGTTTGAGCGAAGCTCATTTGAGGAAGCCTGTCAGGCACTGGATAACATTTTCCCGTATAATCGGTAG
- the fliM gene encoding flagellar motor switch protein FliM, with amino-acid sequence MGDSILSQAEIDALLNGDSSDNSADASNAASQKDGDVKPYDPNTQRRVIRERLQALEIINERFARQFRMGLFNLLRRSPDITVGAIKIQPYHEFARNLPVPTNLNLIHLKPLRGTALFVFSPSLVFIAVDNLFGGDGRFPTKVEGREFTHTEQRVVRRMLKLALESYSDAWNAIYKLDVEYVRSEMQVKFTNITTSPNDIVVTTPFHLEIGTLTGEFSICIPFSMIEPLRELLANPPLENSQQEDQHWRETLAKQVQHSELELVANFVDIPVRLSKVLKLKPGDILPIDKPERLVAHVDGVPVLTCQYGTLDGQYALRVEHLINPILNSLNDEEPLNE; translated from the coding sequence ATGGGTGACAGCATTCTTTCACAGGCAGAGATTGACGCTCTGCTAAACGGTGACAGTAGCGATAATAGCGCTGATGCCAGCAACGCTGCTTCGCAGAAAGACGGGGATGTCAAACCCTACGATCCCAATACACAACGGCGCGTCATTCGTGAACGTCTGCAGGCGCTGGAGATCATCAACGAACGTTTTGCACGTCAGTTCCGCATGGGGCTGTTCAACCTGCTTCGTCGTAGCCCGGATATTACCGTCGGGGCCATCAAGATTCAGCCGTATCATGAGTTTGCGCGTAACCTGCCGGTTCCGACCAACCTCAACCTGATACATCTGAAGCCTCTGCGCGGCACGGCGCTGTTTGTGTTCTCCCCCAGCCTGGTCTTCATTGCCGTTGACAACCTGTTCGGCGGCGACGGTCGTTTCCCCACCAAGGTTGAAGGTCGTGAGTTTACGCATACCGAGCAGCGTGTTGTGCGCCGGATGCTTAAACTGGCGCTCGAATCCTACAGTGATGCCTGGAATGCGATTTACAAGCTAGATGTGGAATACGTGCGTTCGGAAATGCAGGTAAAATTCACCAACATCACTACATCGCCCAACGATATCGTGGTGACAACCCCTTTCCATCTGGAAATCGGGACTCTGACCGGCGAATTCAGTATCTGTATTCCCTTCTCCATGATTGAGCCTTTACGCGAATTGCTGGCCAACCCGCCGTTGGAGAACTCGCAGCAGGAAGATCAGCACTGGCGTGAAACACTGGCAAAACAGGTACAGCACTCGGAGCTGGAGCTGGTTGCCAACTTTGTTGATATACCGGTTCGACTGTCAAAGGTTTTGAAACTCAAACCCGGAGATATTTTGCCGATTGATAAACCTGAACGCCTGGTGGCTCATGTTGATGGTGTGCCAGTATTGACCTGTCAATACGGTACGTTAGATGGCCAATATGCCTTGCGTGTTGAACACTTGATTAATCCAATTTTAAATTCTCTGAATGACGAGGAACCGCTCAATGAGTGA
- the fliE gene encoding flagellar hook-basal body complex protein FliE, with protein MSIQGIDAVLQQMQITATKAAGGPDSNVASQAGFASELKAALEKINETRTQAQTQAEAFTLGKPGVALNDVMVDNQKASIALQMGVQVRNKLVSAYQEVMNMTI; from the coding sequence ATGTCTATTCAGGGTATCGACGCGGTATTGCAGCAGATGCAGATTACCGCAACCAAAGCAGCCGGTGGACCGGATTCCAACGTTGCGTCCCAGGCTGGTTTTGCCAGCGAGCTGAAAGCGGCGCTTGAGAAAATCAACGAAACCAGGACGCAGGCTCAGACGCAAGCCGAAGCATTCACGTTGGGCAAACCTGGGGTCGCTCTGAATGACGTCATGGTTGACAACCAGAAGGCCTCGATTGCTTTGCAAATGGGGGTTCAGGTGCGTAATAAACTGGTCTCGGCTTACCAGGAAGTCATGAATATGACGATATAG
- the fliF gene encoding flagellar basal-body MS-ring/collar protein FliF, with amino-acid sequence MNALTSGAATGGKSFGEILNRLRANPKIPLLIASAATIAIVVALSLWARGPDYRVLYTNLNERDGGSIVSELGKMNIPYRFTESGAAIMIPSDKVYETRLKLAQQGLPKGGAVGFELLDQEKFGISQFSEQINYQRALEGELARTMETLGPIQNARVHLAIPKPSLFVREQKSPSAAVTVTLQPGRALDDSQISAITYLVSSSVAGLPADKVTVVDQTGKLLTQNDSSGRDLNAAQLKYANEVESNYQRRIEAILTPVVGAGNVHAQVTAQIDFASREQTDEQYQPNQTPNQAAVRSQQNSQSDQRGGPNVGGVPGALSNTPTPAPTAPISTPPANNANNANNANNANNANANTAGTNTQTSAGNAANQTYNSRHDQTINYEVDRTIRHTKQNTGNVQRLSVAVVVNYTQGEDGKPAALNDDQLKKIEALVRESMGFSNDRGDTLNVVNTPFTITDATGGELPFWQKQAFFDLLTEVGRWLLVLIVGWILYRKLVRPQLQRRAQVQEAAEAAASLRGQDADVTVTLSTMEEELQRKSEQRAHAEMHSQRVRELAENDPRVVALVIRHWMSNEL; translated from the coding sequence ATGAACGCCTTAACATCCGGCGCCGCAACCGGTGGGAAAAGCTTTGGCGAGATACTCAACCGTTTGCGTGCCAACCCTAAAATTCCTTTACTGATTGCTTCCGCTGCGACTATTGCGATTGTTGTCGCCCTGTCATTGTGGGCTCGCGGCCCCGACTATCGGGTGCTGTACACCAACCTCAATGAACGTGATGGCGGCAGTATTGTCTCCGAACTGGGCAAAATGAATATCCCTTACCGCTTCACCGAAAGCGGCGCGGCCATCATGATCCCGTCGGACAAGGTTTATGAAACACGCCTGAAACTCGCCCAGCAGGGGTTACCGAAAGGCGGCGCTGTTGGCTTTGAGCTGCTTGACCAGGAAAAATTCGGCATTAGCCAGTTCAGCGAACAAATCAACTATCAACGCGCGCTGGAAGGCGAACTGGCGAGAACCATGGAAACCCTGGGGCCGATCCAGAATGCGCGCGTACATCTGGCCATCCCCAAGCCATCGCTGTTCGTGCGCGAACAAAAATCCCCTTCCGCAGCGGTTACCGTTACTCTGCAACCGGGTCGAGCGCTTGACGATAGCCAGATTAGTGCCATTACCTATCTGGTTTCCAGCAGTGTAGCCGGTCTGCCGGCCGACAAGGTCACCGTCGTTGACCAGACCGGTAAGCTGCTGACGCAAAATGACAGCTCAGGACGCGACCTCAATGCCGCGCAGCTGAAATATGCCAATGAAGTCGAAAGTAATTACCAGCGCCGGATTGAAGCGATTTTGACGCCAGTGGTAGGCGCGGGCAATGTCCATGCGCAAGTCACCGCCCAGATCGATTTCGCCAGCCGCGAACAGACGGATGAACAGTATCAACCTAACCAGACGCCGAATCAGGCTGCGGTACGTTCTCAGCAAAACAGTCAGAGCGATCAGCGCGGCGGCCCTAACGTAGGTGGCGTGCCTGGCGCATTATCGAATACACCGACACCGGCGCCGACCGCGCCTATTTCTACCCCGCCGGCAAACAACGCTAATAACGCGAACAATGCCAATAATGCGAACAACGCTAATGCCAATACGGCGGGTACCAATACTCAGACATCCGCCGGCAACGCGGCCAATCAGACGTACAACAGCCGCCATGATCAGACGATCAACTATGAAGTTGATCGCACCATCCGGCACACCAAACAAAACACCGGCAATGTTCAGCGTTTGTCCGTCGCTGTCGTGGTTAACTACACGCAGGGCGAAGACGGCAAACCGGCTGCGCTCAATGACGACCAACTAAAGAAAATCGAAGCACTGGTCCGTGAATCCATGGGGTTCTCCAATGATCGTGGTGATACCCTGAACGTGGTTAATACACCGTTCACCATCACCGATGCCACTGGCGGCGAACTGCCCTTCTGGCAGAAACAGGCGTTCTTCGATCTGCTGACAGAAGTAGGCCGCTGGCTGCTGGTGCTGATTGTTGGCTGGATTCTGTATCGTAAACTGGTGCGTCCGCAGTTGCAGAGACGTGCTCAGGTGCAGGAAGCAGCCGAAGCGGCAGCCTCGTTGCGCGGTCAGGATGCGGATGTCACCGTCACGCTCAGTACAATGGAAGAAGAACTGCAGCGGAAATCCGAGCAGCGGGCTCATGCAGAAATGCACAGCCAGCGTGTCCGTGAGCTGGCCGAGAATGATCCTCGCGTCGTCGCGCTGGTAATCCGCCACTGGATGAGTAACGAACTATGA
- the fliG gene encoding flagellar motor switch protein FliG, whose product MSLTGTEKSAVLLMTIGEDRAAEVFTHLSTREVQHLSTAMANMKQVSQSELLEVLREFDIEAEQYAALGVNAGEYLRSVLVKALGEERASSLLEDILESKETSTGMETLNFMEPQSAADLIRDEHPQIIATILVHLKRAQAADILAHFDERMRNDVMLRIATFGGVQPSALAELTEVLNGLLDGQNLKRSKMGGVRTAAEIINLMKTQHEEAVIDAVREFDGELAQKIIDEMFLFENLVEVDDRSIQRLLQEVESESLLIALKGAEQPLREKFLRNMSQRAAEILRDDLATRGPVRMSQVENEQKAILLIVRRLADSGEMIIGGGDDAFV is encoded by the coding sequence ATGAGTCTGACAGGTACAGAAAAGAGCGCCGTTTTATTGATGACTATCGGCGAAGACCGTGCGGCAGAAGTTTTTACGCACCTTTCAACCCGCGAAGTGCAGCACCTCAGTACTGCGATGGCCAACATGAAACAGGTCTCTCAGTCTGAGTTGCTGGAAGTTTTGCGCGAGTTTGATATTGAGGCCGAGCAGTATGCGGCGTTGGGTGTGAACGCCGGCGAATACCTTCGTTCTGTCCTGGTCAAAGCATTGGGTGAAGAGCGTGCCTCCAGCCTGCTGGAAGATATCCTTGAAAGCAAGGAAACCTCTACCGGTATGGAAACGCTCAACTTTATGGAGCCGCAAAGCGCCGCCGACCTTATCCGCGACGAACACCCGCAGATTATCGCCACCATCCTGGTGCACCTCAAACGCGCACAGGCGGCGGATATTCTGGCCCACTTCGACGAACGCATGCGTAATGACGTTATGCTGCGTATCGCCACGTTCGGCGGGGTGCAACCGTCAGCTCTGGCGGAACTGACCGAAGTGCTTAACGGGCTGCTGGACGGTCAAAACCTCAAGCGCAGCAAGATGGGTGGTGTTCGTACTGCGGCAGAGATTATCAACCTGATGAAAACGCAGCACGAAGAAGCGGTTATCGATGCCGTGCGCGAATTCGACGGCGAGTTGGCACAGAAAATTATCGACGAAATGTTCCTGTTCGAAAACCTGGTGGAAGTGGACGATCGCAGTATCCAGCGTCTGCTGCAGGAAGTGGAATCCGAGTCTCTGCTGATCGCGCTGAAAGGCGCCGAACAGCCGCTGCGCGAGAAGTTCCTGCGCAACATGTCGCAACGTGCGGCGGAAATCTTGCGCGACGATCTGGCGACCCGTGGTCCGGTACGTATGTCCCAGGTGGAAAACGAACAGAAAGCCATTTTGCTCATTGTACGTCGCCTGGCAGACAGCGGCGAAATGATTATCGGTGGTGGCGATGACGCGTTCGTCTAA
- the fliO gene encoding flagellar biosynthetic protein FliO: MTGTAQQTVSTIQQPPAAAESVISGGALLSQIGTALCGVLLLILLVAWLLRKLGIAPQIKSSNVMKVVSSCAVGQRERIVIVEVDDTWLVLGVTAQQITHLHTLPARPVGNATSAEKIAPADFLKFLKKATTRPEKTE, translated from the coding sequence ATGACGGGTACCGCACAACAGACTGTCTCTACGATTCAGCAGCCGCCCGCGGCTGCTGAATCCGTTATTTCCGGCGGTGCGCTATTGTCGCAAATCGGCACCGCCTTGTGCGGTGTGCTGTTGTTGATCTTGCTGGTCGCCTGGCTGCTACGAAAACTGGGCATCGCGCCCCAGATAAAAAGCAGTAATGTTATGAAAGTGGTGTCGTCTTGCGCGGTCGGGCAGCGTGAACGTATCGTAATTGTTGAAGTTGACGATACCTGGCTTGTATTAGGGGTAACGGCTCAGCAGATCACCCATTTGCATACCCTGCCCGCGCGCCCTGTTGGCAATGCGACATCGGCAGAAAAAATTGCGCCAGCCGATTTTCTCAAGTTTCTCAAGAAAGCGACCACGCGTCCGGAAAAAACCGAATGA
- a CDS encoding flagellar hook-length control protein FliK, whose product MNLPAMPITTTTDASTTAPQGNSLLALLGKDQLPENFVQLLSQKLSSAQSAKKTIISDQESADLKDALAKSGIEANSDELNAILGALTKGTLTLADLQSGNSLESLLAKAQKKVSAKDEKTTDNDALAMQALFAMIPVQTTAQTKAVTEGTASNSSLSDALSELKNGKTSNSVLSSLLNSAKTDDASSQDKFTLNGSATADSTAASSLAAAGTSAAAKNNGLQVEADQAKDSSLLASRKEDSASNPIAASAPADAGANSSLHTLSSLFANNATPTQPAAQHVTSQINAPLGTQQWNDALGQQIVMFSRNGQQTAELKLHPEELGSLHIMLKIEDNQAQIHLVSGSSQVRSALESALPHLRSAMAESGINLGQSSVGSDASSWQQSQQQVASNANGNGGGNASSYQQQFGQSEHNAAEVEPLAVPARLQSMATGINGVDIFA is encoded by the coding sequence ATGAACTTGCCAGCAATGCCGATCACCACTACGACTGATGCAAGCACAACTGCGCCTCAGGGGAATTCTTTACTTGCGCTGCTGGGCAAAGACCAGCTACCGGAAAATTTTGTTCAGTTGCTCTCGCAGAAACTGTCATCGGCACAGTCCGCCAAAAAGACCATTATCAGCGATCAGGAAAGCGCCGATCTCAAAGACGCACTGGCAAAAAGCGGCATTGAAGCAAACAGTGACGAATTGAATGCCATCCTGGGCGCCTTGACTAAAGGCACCTTGACGCTGGCTGACTTGCAATCAGGCAATTCTCTTGAATCGCTGCTGGCCAAGGCTCAGAAAAAAGTCAGTGCAAAGGACGAGAAAACGACTGATAACGATGCGCTGGCTATGCAGGCGTTGTTTGCCATGATTCCGGTACAAACTACGGCTCAGACAAAAGCGGTAACGGAAGGTACGGCATCCAACTCGTCTTTATCCGACGCGTTGAGCGAGTTGAAAAACGGCAAGACCAGCAACAGCGTTTTGAGCTCGTTGCTGAACTCGGCGAAAACCGACGACGCATCGTCACAAGATAAATTTACGCTGAATGGATCCGCAACGGCGGATAGTACGGCCGCATCATCCCTGGCTGCCGCAGGTACCTCTGCCGCCGCCAAAAATAACGGGCTGCAGGTAGAGGCTGACCAAGCCAAAGATAGCTCCCTGCTGGCATCCCGTAAGGAAGACAGCGCCAGTAATCCGATAGCGGCATCCGCGCCGGCCGATGCCGGCGCCAACTCGTCATTGCACACGCTGTCGTCACTGTTCGCCAACAATGCCACGCCAACGCAACCTGCCGCCCAGCACGTAACCAGCCAGATCAATGCGCCGTTGGGTACGCAACAGTGGAATGATGCGCTGGGTCAGCAGATCGTGATGTTTAGCCGTAACGGTCAGCAGACTGCAGAACTGAAACTTCACCCGGAAGAGTTGGGCTCACTGCATATCATGCTGAAAATCGAAGACAATCAGGCGCAGATTCACCTGGTTTCCGGTAGCAGCCAGGTGCGCTCCGCACTGGAGTCCGCACTCCCCCACTTGCGCAGCGCGATGGCCGAGAGCGGCATCAACCTGGGACAAAGCAGCGTAGGGTCGGATGCCAGCAGTTGGCAGCAGTCACAGCAGCAAGTGGCAAGCAACGCCAATGGTAACGGCGGCGGCAACGCCTCGTCTTATCAGCAGCAATTCGGCCAATCTGAGCATAACGCCGCCGAAGTTGAACCACTGGCGGTACCGGCACGGCTACAGTCAATGGCAACGGGTATTAATGGCGTTGATATCTTTGCCTAA
- the fliH gene encoding flagellar assembly protein FliH, whose product MVAMTRSSNSSSNLDWQPWKLDDLSSPTPAVADVVTPASSFPASPSAQPGDNDFFGMSDFQQPEDDLATLREQVLQQARENGFAEGKQQGYAAGYQDGLQAGTQQGLQDAAQQQQPVIAQMQQMVNEFQQTLDALDSVIVSRLMQLALTAAKQVIGQSPVCDGTALMGQIQQLIQQEPMFSGKPQLRVHPSDLDRVEQHLGPTLSLHGWRLLADNQLHPGGCKVSAEEGDLDSSIATRWHELCRLAAPGEL is encoded by the coding sequence GTGGTGGCGATGACGCGTTCGTCTAACTCTTCCAGCAATCTTGACTGGCAGCCATGGAAACTGGATGACCTGTCCTCCCCTACGCCTGCTGTCGCGGACGTGGTGACGCCGGCATCGTCTTTTCCGGCTTCGCCGTCGGCGCAACCTGGGGACAACGACTTTTTCGGTATGTCCGACTTTCAGCAGCCGGAGGATGACCTGGCAACCCTGCGCGAGCAGGTGCTGCAACAGGCGCGGGAGAACGGGTTCGCCGAAGGCAAGCAACAGGGTTACGCCGCCGGTTATCAGGACGGACTTCAGGCTGGCACGCAGCAGGGTTTACAGGATGCCGCTCAGCAGCAGCAGCCGGTGATTGCCCAGATGCAACAAATGGTCAATGAATTCCAGCAAACGCTGGACGCTCTGGACAGCGTCATTGTCTCACGCCTGATGCAACTGGCCTTAACCGCCGCCAAGCAGGTCATTGGCCAATCACCGGTTTGTGACGGTACGGCGCTAATGGGGCAAATACAGCAGTTGATCCAGCAGGAGCCGATGTTCAGCGGCAAGCCGCAGTTGCGCGTACACCCATCGGATCTGGATCGGGTGGAACAGCACCTCGGCCCTACTCTCAGCCTGCATGGCTGGCGGTTGTTGGCGGATAACCAGTTGCACCCGGGCGGCTGCAAGGTCAGCGCCGAAGAAGGGGATCTGGACTCCAGCATTGCCACGCGCTGGCATGAACTTTGCCGACTGGCAGCACCGGGAGAACTCTGA
- the fliS gene encoding flagellar export chaperone FliS, whose protein sequence is MYRKNVSQAYAQVGVESAVMSASPHQLIVMLFEGTKSALVRARILIEQNDIVGKGNALSKAIDIISNGLKLGLDMEKGGELAENLSDLYDYMVRRLLHANINNDLQAIIEVEALLGNIADAWKQIGPGYQPTTETR, encoded by the coding sequence ATGTATAGAAAGAATGTCAGTCAGGCTTATGCTCAGGTCGGTGTGGAAAGCGCGGTGATGAGCGCCAGTCCACATCAGCTCATTGTTATGCTGTTTGAGGGTACCAAGAGCGCGCTTGTCCGGGCTAGAATTCTTATTGAACAGAATGACATCGTCGGTAAAGGGAACGCGCTATCCAAGGCCATCGATATTATCAGTAATGGGTTGAAACTCGGACTGGATATGGAAAAAGGCGGCGAACTGGCAGAGAACCTTTCCGATCTTTACGACTACATGGTGCGTCGGTTATTGCATGCCAATATTAATAATGATTTGCAGGCAATCATAGAAGTGGAAGCCCTTCTCGGTAATATTGCGGATGCATGGAAACAAATTGGACCTGGTTATCAACCAACGACGGAAACGCGCTAA
- the fliN gene encoding flagellar motor switch protein FliN: MSDIKKPSEETDSVDDLWADAFNEQQSAEKSAPGGTEGIFKNFDVQDTQGSMQDIDLILDIPVKLTVELGRTKMTIKELLRLSQGSVVALDGLAGEPLDIMINGYLIAQGEVVVVSDKYGVRITDIITPSERMRRLGR; encoded by the coding sequence ATGAGTGACATCAAGAAACCGTCCGAAGAAACGGATTCCGTGGACGATCTGTGGGCTGATGCATTTAACGAGCAGCAGTCGGCAGAAAAAAGCGCGCCGGGTGGTACCGAAGGTATCTTCAAGAACTTTGATGTGCAGGACACTCAGGGTTCAATGCAGGATATCGATCTGATTCTGGATATTCCGGTCAAACTAACGGTAGAACTCGGCCGCACCAAAATGACCATCAAAGAGTTGCTGCGTTTGTCGCAGGGCTCCGTGGTCGCGCTGGATGGCCTGGCCGGTGAGCCGTTGGATATCATGATTAACGGGTATCTGATTGCTCAGGGTGAAGTAGTCGTCGTCTCTGACAAGTATGGCGTACGTATTACCGATATTATTACGCCGTCAGAACGTATGCGCAGGTTAGGCCGTTAA
- the fliT gene encoding flagellar protein FliT — protein sequence MENLSPLLIEYQGLLKLIRNIKAMALNGLWDDVVEQEIVYIQSIERISQINVPANIPSTVQLQFRQLLQDILDTESQVKELLQNRMQELAVLIQQSQNQKSINNTYAEFSDDILPGKPQP from the coding sequence ATGGAAAACCTCTCTCCATTACTAATTGAGTATCAGGGGTTACTCAAACTCATCCGAAATATCAAGGCCATGGCGCTTAACGGATTATGGGATGATGTTGTTGAACAGGAGATAGTTTATATCCAGTCAATAGAGAGAATCAGCCAGATTAACGTTCCAGCCAATATTCCCAGCACTGTGCAATTACAGTTCCGGCAGCTTCTTCAGGACATACTGGATACGGAATCACAGGTGAAAGAGCTGCTGCAGAACAGAATGCAGGAGCTGGCGGTACTCATCCAGCAATCACAAAATCAAAAATCGATTAACAACACTTATGCCGAGTTTTCCGACGATATTCTCCCGGGAAAACCGCAGCCCTGA
- the fliL gene encoding flagellar basal body-associated protein FliL — translation MATSNKKAQSGGNKRSLWLILLIVIALAATAAAGAGWWLLSHKKTEMAASEPPPPPAPVFMPLDTFTVNLLSADNNPDRVLYVGITLRLPDEATRARLTNYLPEIRSRLIMLFSRQSSSVLATEQGKQKLVEDIKQVLSPPLVPGQPNQVVSDVLFTAFILR, via the coding sequence TTGGCTACGTCTAATAAGAAAGCCCAGTCAGGCGGTAATAAGAGGTCCCTCTGGCTGATACTCTTGATTGTTATCGCCCTGGCAGCCACTGCCGCAGCGGGTGCTGGCTGGTGGTTATTGAGTCATAAAAAAACCGAAATGGCAGCCAGCGAGCCGCCTCCGCCGCCTGCGCCGGTATTTATGCCGTTGGATACATTCACCGTTAACCTGTTATCTGCGGATAACAACCCGGATCGGGTGCTGTATGTGGGGATCACCCTGCGACTGCCGGATGAAGCGACTCGTGCGCGCCTGACCAACTATCTGCCGGAAATTCGCAGTCGTTTGATTATGCTGTTTTCTCGTCAGAGCTCGTCTGTTCTGGCAACGGAACAAGGCAAGCAAAAACTGGTTGAAGATATCAAGCAGGTATTAAGCCCACCGCTGGTTCCTGGACAACCTAACCAGGTAGTCAGCGATGTCCTGTTCACTGCTTTCATTTTGCGGTAA